One part of the Patescibacteria group bacterium genome encodes these proteins:
- a CDS encoding GIY-YIG nuclease family protein has protein sequence MPKGNNHSNLLKSQLKTIPLKPGVYFWLDKKGRVLYVGRATKLRQRLSQYFSNRVEARIQEMVAQAVKIRYEVTENVLEAIILEAKNIKKYWPKYNVVDRDDRSFIYIVIPKDDYPRPLIVRGRDLRKFSLTSAKVFGPYQSFHLVQSALRLIRRVFPYSTCRPLSGRACFDYQIGLCPGACLGTISSPAYRKNIRNLELFLAGDKKTLVKRLMKDNPDKLRALQHIQDVSLLGREENLEEAKLSRIEGYDISHHAGRETYASLVVFENGQANPNEYRLFKIKKAAAGDDERALLEALERRFNHPGWPSPDMIMIDGGSPQISFLSRHLAKYNLKAPLVGISKFGGDRLVFATGTKQSVKELATNLKPTLLKLREEAHRFANYGRTRRKLR, from the coding sequence ATGCCAAAAGGCAACAATCATTCTAACTTATTAAAGTCTCAATTAAAGACGATTCCTCTGAAACCGGGTGTCTATTTTTGGCTGGACAAGAAGGGGCGAGTCCTCTATGTCGGCCGAGCTACTAAGCTGCGGCAGAGGCTAAGCCAATATTTTTCAAACAGAGTTGAGGCGCGGATTCAGGAGATGGTGGCCCAGGCGGTTAAGATAAGATATGAAGTGACTGAGAATGTTCTAGAAGCGATTATTTTAGAGGCTAAGAATATCAAGAAGTATTGGCCGAAGTATAATGTGGTTGACCGCGATGACCGTTCTTTTATTTATATCGTTATCCCGAAGGATGACTATCCTCGTCCCTTAATCGTCCGCGGACGGGATTTGCGTAAATTTTCCTTGACCAGCGCTAAGGTTTTCGGACCCTACCAATCTTTCCATTTAGTGCAGAGCGCTCTCCGCTTAATCCGCCGCGTTTTCCCTTATAGCACTTGCCGCCCACTGAGCGGTCGTGCTTGCTTTGATTATCAGATCGGCCTCTGCCCAGGCGCCTGCCTAGGTACGATTAGCTCGCCTGCCTACCGCAAGAATATTAGGAATCTCGAGTTATTTTTAGCTGGTGATAAAAAAACTTTAGTTAAGAGACTAATGAAAGACAATCCTGATAAACTCCGGGCCCTTCAGCATATTCAGGACGTCTCTTTGCTGGGTCGGGAGGAGAATCTGGAAGAAGCTAAGTTAAGCCGGATCGAAGGCTATGATATCAGCCACCATGCCGGTCGCGAAACCTACGCCTCCTTAGTGGTCTTTGAAAATGGCCAGGCTAATCCCAATGAATACCGTTTGTTTAAAATCAAGAAAGCGGCCGCTGGTGATGATGAGCGGGCCCTCTTGGAAGCCCTAGAGAGGCGTTTTAACCATCCGGGGTGGCCTTCACCGGATATGATAATGATTGATGGCGGTAGTCCTCAGATCAGTTTCCTTTCCAGGCACTTAGCTAAATATAATCTTAAAGCGCCTTTGGTTGGTATTTCTAAATTCGGTGGTGATCGCTTGGTCTTTGCGACCGGGACTAAACAGAGCGTTAAGGAGTTAGCGACCAACCTGAAGCCGACGCTGTTAAAACTCCGCGAAGAGGCTCATCGTTTTGCTAATTACGGCCGGACCAGGCGGAAGCTTCGTTAA
- the rplJ gene encoding 50S ribosomal protein L10: MPKSKIQKQEILRTLVEKIKQSKSIVFTNFNALGVKENEDLRAKLREENGEYYVAKKTLMELAFKDQKVEGLKIRGLEGKVAAIFSYADEVAPAKVVFNFKKDKEGKIVFLGGVLNDKFLNQNEVEALAKLPSKLELQAKLVGSLNAPVSGFVNVLAGNLRSLVTVLKAIEEKKA; the protein is encoded by the coding sequence ATGCCTAAATCAAAAATCCAAAAGCAAGAGATTTTACGGACTCTGGTTGAGAAGATCAAACAATCGAAGTCTATCGTTTTTACCAATTTTAACGCTCTAGGAGTGAAAGAAAATGAGGATCTCAGAGCTAAGCTCCGGGAAGAGAACGGCGAATATTATGTCGCCAAAAAAACCTTGATGGAATTAGCTTTCAAGGATCAGAAAGTCGAAGGTCTTAAGATCAGGGGCCTGGAAGGCAAGGTAGCGGCCATCTTCTCCTATGCTGATGAAGTGGCTCCAGCTAAAGTAGTTTTCAACTTCAAGAAAGATAAGGAAGGGAAGATAGTTTTCTTGGGTGGAGTCTTAAATGATAAATTTTTAAATCAGAATGAGGTCGAGGCTCTAGCTAAGCTTCCCAGCAAATTGGAATTACAAGCCAAACTTGTTGGTTCCTTGAATGCTCCGGTTAGTGGTTTCGTTAACGTTTTAGCCGGCAATCTAAGAAGCCTGGTAACCGTCTTAAAAGCGATCGAAGAGAAAAAAGCTTAA
- the rplL gene encoding 50S ribosomal protein L7/L12, with translation MSEEKKQVEVPAKFEKLVKEIETMSVLDLAELVKILEEKFGVSAAAPAMMMAGPAGAAAEAAPEKDSFDIEITDGGANKIAVIKVVRELTEMGLKEAKDLVDAAPKMVKEGVKKEEAEKIKAKLEEAGAKVTLK, from the coding sequence ATGTCAGAAGAAAAAAAACAAGTTGAAGTTCCAGCCAAATTCGAGAAGCTGGTTAAGGAAATCGAAACCATGAGCGTTTTGGATTTAGCGGAATTAGTTAAGATCTTAGAAGAAAAGTTTGGCGTCTCTGCCGCCGCTCCAGCCATGATGATGGCTGGTCCAGCTGGAGCTGCCGCTGAAGCTGCTCCAGAAAAAGACAGCTTTGACATCGAAATCACTGACGGCGGCGCTAATAAGATTGCTGTCATCAAGGTGGTTCGCGAATTGACTGAGATGGGCTTAAAGGAAGCCAAGGATCTCGTTGATGCCGCTCCGAAAATGGTAAAAGAAGGCGTCAAGAAAGAAGAAGCAGAGAAGATTAAAGCTAAATTAGAAGAAGCAGGCGCTAAGGTTACTTTGAAATAA